Genomic DNA from Frondihabitans sp. PAMC 28766:
TACGGCAAGACGCACGGCGGCGCGGTTCCCACCCCCGCGCTGGTCAAACAGATCCTGGTCTCGACCGCCACCGACCTCGGGGCTCCGGCCACCGAGCAGGGCGCGGGCCTCGTCAACGCCTACAAGGCGGTACAGCTGGCCGGGACGATCCAGAAGCCGGTCACCCGCACGTCGTCGCAGGATGCCAGCCTCGTCAAGTCGGCCGTCTCGCTGCAGGCCACCTCGACGCCCAGCGCTCGTGAGAGCCTCCCGGTCACGGTCACCAACTCGGGCTCGCGCCCGCAGCTGGTCGGTGTCTCGACCCGCGCCATCGGCCCCGACCAGAACGTGCAGACCGGCAGCGTGACGCTCAGCGACACGGCCAGCCCGCAGATCATCGGGTTCCAGGGCCTGCCGAACAACTACGAGAAGTTCACCTTCACCGTGAAGCCCGGCCAGAACCGCCTCGACGCCTCGCTCGCCTACCCGGGCGACCCGGCCCTGGGCAACAACCAGCGGGTCCGGATGGACCTCATCGACCCGACGGGCAAGTTCGCGGCCCACTCGTTCGCCCAGGGTGTCGGCAACTACGGCAACAGTGACGTGGTGAACCCGACTCCCGGCACCTGGACGGGCTACGTCTTCGGCCTCACGACGAAAGACAGCGGCACCAACGGCAAGGTCGTCTGGCGCACCGCCACGCAGAAGTACGTGCCGTTCGGCAGCGTCTCGAACCCCACCCTGCTGCTCGGGGCCGGCCAGAGCAAGACGATCCGCGTCACGGAGACGACCCCGTCGTCGCCCGGCGACTCGTCCGGCTCGGTCGTCTTCACCTCGAAGGCCGGCACCACCGGCGTCAGCACCATCCCGGTCACTCTCCGCAGCACCATCGACGTCGCGCACGGCGGCCGCTTCAGCGGCACGCTGACCGGCGGCAACGGCCGCCCCAACGGCCAGGGCCAGGAGCAGTACTACGAGTTCTCGGTGCCGCGCGGTGTGCACAACATCACGGCGAGCACCACGCTCGCCAACGATGCCGAGAACCCGATCGGCGAGTACCTCGTCAGCCCGGACGGCAACACGCTGGGCTACGGCCAGAACAGCACCGAGGGCACGTCGACCCTCTCGGCGACGGCCTGGACCGTCGACCCGACCCCCGGTGTCTGGACTCTGATCGTCGACTTTGCGTCGCCGGTCGTCGGCAACGAGGTCTCCGACCCCTACACCGGCAGCGTCGCGTTCAACGCGGCGAAGGCCAGCGCACCGGGTCTGCCGACGGGGGGCAAGCTCGCAGCAGGCAAGGCGGTGACCGTGCCCGTCACGATCACGAACAACGGCAAGGCCCCTGAGGACTTCTTCGTCGACCCGCGTCTCAACACGTCGGCGATCCTGCCCCTCACCGGTCTCGACCAGACGTCGGGCCTCGCCCTGCCGCTGACGACGAGCGAGCCGGAGTGGTTCGTGCCGACCCAGTCGTCGGGCCTCGGCATCACGGCCACGTCGTCGCTGCCGATCGAGTTCGACGCCGGCCTCTTCCAGGGCGACCCCGACCTCGGCAGCACGCCGACGGCCGAGAGCACCGGGTCGTTGTGCGCGACGAGCGAGAGCCTGTCGTACACGCCGACCGGAGGCAAGGTGGGCGCGGGCGGCTGGTTCGCGGCACCGACGGAGTGCGGCCCCTACGCGGCTCCCGCCACGCCCGGCACCGCCGACATCCAGGCGAGCGTCGTGACCAAGCCCTTCGATGCGGCAGTCACGTCGACGACCGGTGACTTCGAAGAGCTCGCGGTGAACCCGAACGACGAGAACCTCGCGCCGGTCGTGATCGCCCCGGGTGCCTCCGCGGTCGTCAAGGTGACGATCACCCCGCGTGGGGCGAGCGGGACGAAGGTCAACGGCACGCTCTACGTCGACGACTACGTGAACGCGGTCCCGCCGTACGGGCAGACGTCGACCGACGAGCTCTTCGGCCTCCCCTACAGCTACACGATCAAGTAGCGGACGACGACAACGGCCGTGCAGCCCGCTTCGGAGGGCGGCACGGCCGTTGTCGTCGTGGGCGGTCAGTGCGCGTCGCAGGTCAGTGCGCGTCGCAAGTCAATGCGCGTCGCAGGTCAGTGCGCGTCGCAGCTCAATGCATATAGAGCCCGCCGTCGACGTTGAGCGTCTGGCCCGTGATCCAGCCGGCGTCGGCCCCGATCAAGAACTCGATGGCGGCGCCGATGTCGTCCGGGGTGCCGACGCGACGGATCAGGAGATCCTCGGCGAGCTCTTCTTTGCGCTCGTCGGTGAGCGTGCCGCCCATGATGTCGGTGTCGATCGGGCCCGGGGCGATCGCGTTCGCGGTGACACCGAACTCACCGAGCTCGCGGGCGAGCGAGCGCATGAGGCCGATCACGCCGGCCTTCGCCACCGAGTAGGGCGTCTTGCTGAAGGTGCCGCCACCGCGCTGGGCCGAGACCGACGACAGGCTGACGATACGGCCGACGCCCGAGCGCACGAGGCTCTGGGCCACGCGCTGCGACACGTTGTGCACGCCGTCGAGGTTGATGCTCATCACGCGGCGCCATTCGTCGGCGTCGAGCTCGAGGTAGGGCACCGGCGACGAGACGCCCGCGATGTTGGCGAGGGCTGTGAGCGGCGGCAGTTTGGCTTCGAGCTCGTCGAC
This window encodes:
- a CDS encoding SDR family NAD(P)-dependent oxidoreductase, producing the protein MTTSFPTSPTVVVTGAASLRGIGRATATRLAEHGWNVGLLDLDGGACADLAAELHDRFGVEAHGVGADVVDRGAVQAAVDELEAKLPPLTALANIAGVSSPVPYLELDADEWRRVMSINLDGVHNVSQRVAQSLVRSGVGRIVSLSSVSAQRGGGTFSKTPYSVAKAGVIGLMRSLARELGEFGVTANAIAPGPIDTDIMGGTLTDERKEELAEDLLIRRVGTPDDIGAAIEFLIGADAGWITGQTLNVDGGLYMH